Below is a genomic region from Zea mays cultivar B73 chromosome 9, Zm-B73-REFERENCE-NAM-5.0, whole genome shotgun sequence.
GGGCCGATCAAACGACTTTTAGATTCATGACTTGGGAATTATATTTACGGCTTGGTTGATCTCCTAATAAAGGTTTGGCGTGAATTATATATATGGTAGTAACATATCGAGTTTTGTTCTTTACTTTCTTTACATCTGAATGGAAGGTTTTACTTCTTATCAGGTGTTGTTTCACAAACAATAAGCATCTATCTCGCAACAAGGTGAGATGGAATAGTTTAACTAAATATTTCCCTCTCAGAAAATTAACCATGTCTACATTGATGTAAAGAAATAGATAGCTGACTCTGCCATGCTAATTATATTTTAAGGGATCAGGAATTCATGATCTAGACATCTGGTAATCTGCTTGATGTCAGTAAAACAATCGTTGCTAATTAGTGTGCTTGTCTATGTTTCCAAATGGAGCATATCCCACTTTTTAAAATTTATGTATGGGGCAACAACATAAATATTAGTTTCAATATTTGAGAGAACTGCCAGTTTGTAGAGCACTTCAAACCAACAATTGTTGTACATAAAATCAACATATAACATTGCTCCATTACAGTTACCAATGTACCAATGGGATATCCAGTGCTTCAGTCTTCGGCAACCTATCAGGCCCGCTCCCAGCCAACCTCACATGGACCCAATGGCATGTGGTGTCCAGTGGTCATGTGGTTAATGGAATATCAGCACCAGGTGGTTATGATCCAATGTGGATGAACTTCGGAAATGAGTAAGTATGACCATGTCTGTTTTATTTCTAAATTTTGAACTTCTCATTATAAGTTTTATTTGTTGAATCATGTTCTAGAGTATGATTTGGCCGCGAACCGCCCAGTCCGCATCCCCAGCAGCCGTGACACCGCCACAGCAGCCTCACGCCACCGACGCCGGCGCCAGGCTCAGGTCGGAGTTCCTCCAGGTCCTGCTCAGCCGCCTCCGCGATCTCCAAGttcaggctctctctctcccaacTCGCGCGCACGCTGAAATGCTCTGCTCTGGTAGTGCTTGAAGCAGTTGAGTTAAAATCGCTATCTGGCTAGGACGTTTCGAGATGCGGCAAGCGTAGGCAAATAATCACAGTTCAAGTTACAACCTGAATCCTTCGAATGATACGCCACATCTAAAGCTTGTGCCCTTCAATTGGGTTGGTTTTTTCCCTGTCATCGCCAGTGCCTCTCTCGGTGGAGCAAGGGAGTCCAGTGAAGGACCCGATGTACCAGAATCCTCCATCGACCATGGAGGTCAGGACCCTTGATTTCAACGAAGGTCTTTTGTGAGAGACCAGACACGTCGGGGTTGATTGTCTGTGGTAATCTCAGGCAAATCCAATGGAGTCGTACCCCAGTAAAGAGGTGGAGAACTTGAGGGAGAAGCTGGTTGAAGAAAATTTCTACCTAATCACTGAGGTAAGCGGCGGCCAGATCGTGTCACCTACGGCCTACAGGAGCCAATCGTGTCTAAGCTGCCTCACGAGATCGAAGAGCAACAATATAATAGTGCACTCTTACTCCACATACATGCAGACTCCATTACATCCCTCTGTTGAATACTTGGGTGCACCTTGATAGTCGACATCCTTTTTTTAGGTTCTCAGATCCAGACTCACATGTATTCCCACACTCAACTACAGAGTCAATGCCTCACTGCTGGTTTTTATTTTCCCCTCTATTTTTCTAACCAGAAACTATCACTACTTTTTTTTCCTTTCAAAGCAGCTAGGTGAACAAGGACGAGTCTCTGTACTTCTGCTGAAGCTTGACGACCCCATCCCTAGAAGAAAACCAGCTATCGTGTTCTTGCACAGCTCTTACAAGTGCAAAGAGTGGCTGCGCCCACTGCTTGAGGTGGGTAAACCAACCTCGCTCTGTCCCAACTCTGCACCACTGTAAACTTTTCAGTTGGTTTTCTCCCTGCTGACATACATGCTTATAAAGAAAATCAAACAATGGTTGAGCTGGATTTCTTTTGTGAATTTTTAGGCTTACCTACAGAATTTGATATCGTTGGAGAAGTAACCCCACTATTATACTCTGGTTGTCCGTTGCATGGATGCTTTATTAGATACTGCCCCCACATTTTAACTTCTGCCAAAGCCTATTGGCTAACGTGGTAAAAAATTTAAGCTCCTCAGATGATGTAGTAAGGTAAATACTCATTTTGTGTGTCAAAGTCAAGTCCTTGCCTGATctgaatttgtttaaaataatatagTTGACCACTTTATAAATAAAACCATCATCCTTGTTTTTTTATTGATTAGATACACCATGGTTCTAGGTAGCAGAATAACTTTATTGGTTCATCTTACAGTGGTCTAAATTGCATTTGAGTTTCCTTTCCTTGAACTGGAAAGGATACGGGGCATGAATCATTTATTTGAGCAAATATATCATTATACCCAATAGCACTAATTGTGGTATTTGTTGTTATTCCTTGACAACATTCTCTTAGTAATTAGTAAACCAAGGAGTATTCCATGTGAAAATAATGTCCACAATTCTTACCTCGGCTCAGTTTTGTAGTCCATTGGTTCACTGAAGTACTCCATATATACCTAATTATCTTGTAGGAAAATGTGTTGTGAAGCAATAAGATCATTTTTTATAAAAGAAGGAAAACATGGTGGCGAGGCAACAATAGAAGCAGTTAGGTTGATTGCAGATCATGTGAAGCTCAATGATTGCCAGCTTCATCCTGATAGCATTAAGCTATGGTGATTATCGTCTATCTTATTTGTCATATGTATTTAATAATGTTCATTTTGTACCGTTTTCATGCAGTTTATTTCTAAAAGAAACTGAGCATGAATCAATATGCTATCATTGCTGACTATATATTGGGATGTTTATCGTAGGTCTTCCTGTCTTTGAGATTTGATGGAGATATTGGAAAAGATGAGATTGAGGAGAAAGAGGTAAACCAAAGAGGAATAAACATTGGCAAAAATGAGGAGGTTCCAAAGCAATTGCCAGTTAGTAATAAGAAGAAAACCAGACATGAACTGATCTCAAAAGCTAGACAAGAGGTAACATCAGATAAGACATTATTTACTTGGAGGCTGTGTGAGTTTGTATAGTCATTTCCATTGTATTTTTGCAGGTTGATGCAGATCTTAGAGCAATTTCCTTCTCTCTTGATCCGAAGGAGAGAAAAGGGATAAAAAAGAAACAATTTCTGCTCTGTTTGAGACTTACTTTCGCATTCTGAAGCATAGATGACCACTTCCAATTCAAGGTCTGTCTTTGGTTTCTTTTGTTGTATCATAACTAATGATTCCTTTCTAGAATTATTTGGTTTGTCTTTTGTTCTGGATTTGACATATGTTGATTTAATGTCATGAAATTTCACTTCATTCTGGAATCGTGCGACATGGAGGCCATCATGGCAGGATACTTCAAGACACTCTTCCACCTCAACCCCGGCGGGATCCAGCCACACCCGCCGGCCACCTGCGATAGGGAGTCGCTCTTGAGGCCGCATGGTAGGGAGGCCTTGTCCTCTGCTGCTGGCACGCCGCTTGAAGCAGCTGCGGTTTCATAATTCATTCAGGCTTTGAACAAAACTTCTGAAACTGCAGAAAGAGTTTATAGTTCTACCAGATACTGATGCTTCAGCTTCACAGGATCAAATCACATCGCAGTAACTGCCATTTGCAAATTCTTATCTTGTCCATATGAGTCACTGGTTAATTATATTGGCAAGATCTGTGCTGCCAATGGTGATTATGATAGTCGCTTTGAATGAAGATATATTTGGTTCTGCTCAGTGTACCTAAACTAGAATACTTAGTGTAATAAATCGCTCCTGTTTGAACATGTAAATAAATTTTGTAAAGCAGTTGATAATGGCATGTGTTCTGTTCAATAGAATCCGTTACAGAGACATCTTTTGTCTGTGCTTATATACACCAGAACTGTCTGCAAATGAGACTTAATTCTTTATTTATGATATGTTTGTCTAACCGATGCTATATCCACGATTGCTATGTCAGAATAACCTTGGCATTTATATGGTTGCCAGAATCCATGTTGTGTGTAGCACTTGATTATGGCACAATGGCACATCAAAGAAGCTCTCTCTGTCCCGCAATGTCCTCTCCTCCAAGTGCAATGGGTAGGTCATCTGAATCCACAACACAAGGATGCCAAAAACTCAATTACAGTATGCTTTCTATATTAGATTCTTAGGATCTCATTGTGTGCTTGTAATCGTGCAGTAAGGGTTCCAAGTCTGGAGCTTCGTCGAGGTGTGCTGGTTGTCAATGTTCTGGCTTCAAGGTCCAAATCCGGCAGTTGGGACCTGGAATGATTCAGCAAATGCAACATCCTTGCAATGAGTGCAAGGGTTCTGGAGAGACCATCAGCGATAAAGATAGATGCCcacaatgcaaaggtgataaagtcGTGTCGGAGAAGAAAGTTTTTGAAGTGGTAGTTGAGAAAGGTATGCAGAACGGACATAAGATCACATTCCCTGGCGAAGCTGATGAAGCGGTAATGACTCCTTAGTCCTCAGTTCTAAAGTTATTCCTCTGGCACAAACTAAACTTCTGTTCTAACTAATGTGTGCAACCTTGGGTTCTAACTATCTTGTGCTCATGTGCAGCCTGATACTGCCACTGGAGATATCATCTTTGTTCTCCAGCAAAAGGAGCATCCCAAGTTCAAGAGAAAGGGCGATGACCTCTTCTACGAGCACACACTGACCTTGATTGAATCTCTGTGTAGCTTCCAGTTTGTTCTGACTCACATGGATAACAGGCAAATGCTGATCAAATTGAACCATGGCGAAGTTGTGAAGCCTAGTGGGTGATTCTGACGTATGATTATGATTCTGCCTTCGTGATTTGGCCAATGCTCATTGATTACTTTAAATTTGTGCAGATTCTTTCAAGGCAATCAACGATGAAGGCATGCCCATGTATCAGAGGCCCTTCATAAAGGGCAAGCTGTACATCCACTTCTCAGTGGAGTTCTCGGACTACATCGTTACCTTTTAGTAAAACTAATATGGTATTCTTTTTATTTATTCTTTATATATTGGACGACTATTTATTCTTTATATATTGGACGACCTCAGTGAGTGAGACCCTACAAGATACATGAGCTTCATGTGTTCATCCGTATCTCCTGAAACTTTTCCCTATCCATAGTTCCATGTAGAGGTGGTGGTATGGCGAGCCGCGCCGGCTCGGCTTGGGTATCTGGCGAGCTCGGAAACCGGTTCAGTTTGAC
It encodes:
- the LOC103639869 gene encoding dnaJ protein homolog 2, whose amino-acid sequence is MEAIMAGYFKTLFHLNPGGIQPHPPATCDRESLLRPHVWHNGTSKKLSLSRNVLSSKCNGKGSKSGASSRCAGCQCSGFKVQIRQLGPGMIQQMQHPCNECKGSGETISDKDRCPQCKGDKVVSEKKVFEVVVEKGMQNGHKITFPGEADEAPDTATGDIIFVLQQKEHPKFKRKGDDLFYEHTLTLIESLCSFQFVLTHMDNRQMLIKLNHGEVVKPNSFKAINDEGMPMYQRPFIKGKLYIHFSVEFSDSLSPEQCKALEVVLPPKPVSQYTDMELDECEDTMPYDVNIEEEMRRRQQQHQEAYDEDDNVPGGGQRVQCAQQ